One genomic segment of Bifidobacterium breve DSM 20213 = JCM 1192 includes these proteins:
- the leuD gene encoding 3-isopropylmalate dehydratase small subunit codes for MEKLTTLTGVGVPLRRSNVDTDQIIPAVFLKRVTKSGFDDALFYAWRRDPNFVLNKPEYAGKGQILVAGPEFGIGSSREHAVWALHDYGFRVVIAPSFADIFYGNTAKNGVLAAIMPQESVELLWKLLEEEPGREMTVSLETRTVTCGDVTLPFEVNDYVRWRLMNGYDDIDLTLQHEDDIAAYEKMRAEKFPFKPKTIPAKHWPEEKIESAREPEDNWTGPLADRGII; via the coding sequence ATGGAAAAACTCACCACCCTGACCGGCGTGGGCGTGCCGCTGCGCCGCTCCAACGTCGATACCGACCAGATCATTCCCGCCGTGTTTCTGAAGCGCGTGACCAAGTCCGGCTTCGACGACGCCCTGTTCTACGCATGGCGCCGCGACCCGAACTTCGTGCTCAACAAGCCGGAGTACGCCGGCAAGGGCCAGATTCTGGTAGCCGGCCCCGAATTCGGCATTGGCTCCTCCCGCGAGCACGCCGTGTGGGCGCTGCACGATTACGGCTTCCGCGTGGTCATCGCCCCCAGCTTCGCCGACATCTTCTACGGCAACACCGCCAAGAACGGTGTGCTGGCCGCGATTATGCCGCAGGAGTCCGTTGAACTCTTGTGGAAGCTGCTGGAGGAGGAGCCTGGCCGCGAGATGACCGTGTCTTTGGAGACCCGCACTGTCACTTGCGGCGATGTGACCCTGCCGTTCGAGGTCAACGACTACGTGCGTTGGCGCTTGATGAACGGTTACGACGATATCGACCTGACGCTCCAGCATGAGGACGACATCGCCGCCTATGAAAAGATGCGCGCCGAAAAGTTCCCTTTCAAGCCCAAGACCATCCCCGCCAAGCACTGGCCCGAAGAAAAAATCGAGTCCGCCCGCGAGCCTGAAGATAATTGGACGGGCCCGTTGGCCGACCGCGGCATTATCTAA
- a CDS encoding IclR family transcriptional regulator gives MTDSQEEPLNNGLTNSEPAETTNETVAKDGGEIHSGVGVLDKTVKILDALESGPSTLGQLVAATGLARPTAHRLAIALERHRFVLRDQHGRFVLGSRFAELAAAAGEDRLLTAAGPILQTLLDRTGESAQIYRRQGDQRVCIAAIERASGLRDSIPVGAMLSMEAGSAAQILLAWEDSDRLHQGLRHAKFTATKLAAVRKRGWSESVNEREEGVCSISAPIRNASGQVIAAISISGPTGRMGAAPGRRYAPLVMAAGKYLTEALVKAVR, from the coding sequence ATGACTGATTCCCAAGAAGAACCACTGAACAACGGTCTGACCAACTCTGAGCCAGCCGAGACCACCAACGAGACTGTCGCAAAGGATGGCGGGGAAATCCATTCCGGCGTCGGCGTTCTTGATAAAACCGTAAAGATTCTTGATGCGCTTGAATCCGGCCCGTCTACGCTCGGCCAACTCGTGGCCGCCACTGGACTAGCGCGACCGACCGCTCACCGTCTGGCGATCGCCCTGGAGCGCCATCGTTTTGTGCTGCGTGATCAGCACGGCCGCTTTGTGCTCGGCTCCCGTTTTGCCGAACTGGCCGCCGCCGCCGGCGAGGATCGATTGCTCACTGCCGCTGGCCCGATTCTGCAGACCCTGCTCGACCGCACCGGCGAATCCGCGCAAATCTACCGCCGCCAGGGCGACCAGCGTGTCTGCATCGCCGCCATCGAGCGCGCTTCCGGCTTGCGTGACTCCATCCCCGTGGGCGCCATGCTTTCGATGGAAGCAGGCTCCGCCGCTCAGATTCTGCTGGCCTGGGAGGATTCTGACCGCCTGCACCAGGGACTGCGCCACGCCAAGTTCACCGCCACCAAGCTGGCCGCAGTGCGCAAGCGCGGTTGGTCTGAGTCCGTGAACGAACGCGAAGAGGGCGTGTGCTCGATTTCCGCGCCGATTCGCAACGCTTCCGGCCAGGTCATCGCCGCGATTTCGATTTCTGGCCCGACCGGCCGCATGGGTGCCGCCCCCGGCCGCCGTTACGCGCCGCTGGTCATGGCTGCCGGCAAGTACCTCACCGAGGCTCTGGTCAAAGCAGTTCGCTAG
- a CDS encoding RNA degradosome polyphosphate kinase, protein MAQIFDAPSKAILRSQIAEHIAENDNNDRRVDQEGETPLPKDRFFDRELSWLKFNQRVLECAENEDMPLLERANFAAIFASNLDEFFMVRVAGLKRRIDSGIAVPSAAGLSPRQQLRAISETAHRLQNEHAHYAIDTILPELEKEHIVLLTWDKLTSAEQERLSRYYRQQVFPVLTPLAVDPAHPFPYISGGSINLAVIVENPASGKSHFARVKIPGNLPRLVPVDDMTDEESKDERYGFIAMEKLIAAHLESLFPGMIIKEARSFRVTRNEDIDVEEDDAENLLNAMEKELLRRRFGPPIRLEITDTTSPFLSQLLADQLGVSQDEVYRLPSPLDLTVLFELGGVDRPDLKNRPFVPTTNRQIAEVESSRAQDIFAAIRERDILLHHPYDSFSTSVQAFLAQAAADPKVLAIKQTLYRTSSNSPIIDALIDAAHAGKQVLALVEIKARFDEDANIAWARKLERAGVHVVYGIVGLKTHCKLIEVVRQEADGLRRYCHVGTGNYNPKTARLYTDLGLLTCDPVVGQDLTRLFNQLSGYAPKSSFHRLLVAPRTVRTGLIQRIRREEDAARAGKEAWIKIKVNSIVDEKTIDALYRASQAGVKIDIVERGICALKPGVPGLSENIRVRSILGRFLEHSRIYAFCNADGPQIGEGPASGPEVYIGSADLMHRNLDRRVEALVRITAPEQIDELIRYVDLQMADSTMSWHMQPDGTYVLHTKDDEGRPLVDSQEYLIRKHQRRPSSHN, encoded by the coding sequence ATGGCACAGATATTTGACGCACCCTCGAAGGCAATCCTGCGCAGTCAGATCGCAGAGCATATTGCCGAGAACGACAACAACGACCGCCGCGTCGACCAGGAAGGCGAGACACCGCTGCCCAAGGACCGCTTCTTCGACCGCGAGCTCAGCTGGCTGAAGTTCAACCAACGCGTGCTCGAATGCGCGGAGAACGAAGACATGCCCCTGCTCGAGCGCGCCAACTTCGCCGCGATCTTCGCCTCGAACCTTGACGAGTTCTTCATGGTGCGCGTCGCCGGCCTGAAGCGCCGTATCGACTCGGGCATCGCCGTGCCGTCCGCAGCCGGCCTGAGCCCGCGCCAGCAGCTGCGCGCCATCAGCGAAACCGCGCATCGTCTGCAGAATGAGCACGCACATTACGCGATTGACACGATTCTGCCCGAGCTGGAAAAAGAGCACATCGTGCTGCTCACGTGGGACAAGCTCACCTCCGCCGAGCAGGAGCGACTCTCGCGCTACTACCGCCAGCAGGTGTTCCCGGTCCTGACACCGCTCGCCGTGGACCCGGCCCACCCGTTCCCCTACATTTCCGGCGGTTCCATCAACCTCGCCGTGATCGTGGAGAACCCGGCATCCGGCAAATCGCACTTCGCCCGCGTCAAGATCCCGGGCAACCTGCCGCGACTGGTGCCCGTGGACGACATGACCGACGAGGAATCCAAGGACGAGCGCTATGGCTTCATCGCCATGGAAAAGCTCATCGCCGCACATCTGGAATCCCTGTTCCCCGGCATGATCATCAAGGAAGCCCGATCCTTCCGCGTGACCCGTAACGAAGACATCGACGTGGAAGAGGACGATGCCGAGAACCTCCTCAACGCCATGGAGAAGGAGCTGCTGCGTCGCCGCTTCGGACCGCCGATTCGTCTGGAAATCACAGACACCACCAGCCCGTTCCTTTCCCAGCTGCTCGCGGACCAGCTCGGTGTGAGCCAGGACGAGGTGTACCGTCTGCCCAGCCCGCTGGACCTCACAGTGCTCTTCGAACTCGGCGGCGTGGATCGCCCCGACCTGAAGAACCGCCCGTTCGTGCCGACCACGAACCGCCAAATCGCCGAGGTCGAGTCCTCCCGTGCGCAGGACATCTTCGCGGCCATCCGCGAGCGCGACATCCTGCTGCATCACCCCTATGACTCCTTCTCCACCTCCGTGCAGGCCTTCCTTGCGCAGGCCGCCGCGGATCCGAAGGTGCTGGCCATCAAGCAGACCCTGTACCGCACCAGCTCCAACTCGCCGATCATCGACGCCCTGATTGACGCCGCGCACGCGGGCAAGCAGGTGCTGGCTCTGGTGGAGATCAAGGCCCGCTTCGACGAGGACGCCAACATCGCCTGGGCTCGCAAGCTCGAGCGCGCCGGCGTGCACGTGGTGTACGGCATCGTGGGTCTCAAGACCCACTGCAAGCTCATCGAGGTCGTGCGTCAGGAAGCCGACGGTCTGCGCCGCTACTGCCACGTGGGCACCGGCAACTACAACCCGAAGACCGCGCGACTCTACACCGATCTGGGTCTGCTGACCTGCGATCCGGTGGTCGGCCAGGATCTGACCCGACTGTTCAACCAGCTCTCCGGTTACGCGCCGAAGTCCAGCTTCCACCGTCTGCTGGTGGCCCCGCGTACCGTGCGCACCGGCCTGATTCAGCGCATCCGCCGCGAGGAGGACGCCGCACGCGCCGGTAAGGAAGCGTGGATCAAGATCAAGGTCAACTCCATCGTGGATGAAAAGACCATCGACGCCTTGTACCGTGCCTCGCAGGCCGGTGTGAAGATCGACATCGTAGAGCGCGGCATCTGCGCCCTGAAGCCCGGCGTTCCCGGCCTGTCCGAGAATATTCGCGTGCGTTCGATTCTTGGCCGCTTCCTGGAGCACTCCCGCATCTACGCTTTCTGCAATGCGGACGGCCCGCAGATCGGCGAAGGCCCGGCTTCCGGCCCTGAGGTCTACATTGGCTCGGCCGACCTCATGCACCGCAACCTTGACCGGCGCGTTGAGGCTCTGGTGCGTATCACCGCTCCTGAGCAGATTGACGAGCTCATTCGCTACGTGGACCTGCAGATGGCTGATTCCACCATGAGCTGGCATATGCAGCCTGACGGCACGTATGTGCTACACACCAAGGACGACGAGGGTCGTCCGCTGGTCGATAGTCAGGAATACCTGATTCGCAAGCACCAGCGCCGCCCTAGCTCGCATAACTGA
- a CDS encoding NUDIX hydrolase, whose product MRRIVEAAGGILYRWKDNVEPEQASSPSANANIATDGTIITNAAHATNTADDAASSSGASDAAPSSTGADAPLTGTIGQATHVDSAGSSAKDANDPASADNVLNHIELCVVHRPKYDDWSWPKGKVDPNESHRHAAVREIGEESGLPVQLGPYLGDIEYPLSEEGSKRRHTKDRTVDTKHVQFWMATPISAIDNLRRTHAFGPVHRADIGEIDEVVWLTPAEARKKLSHSTDKDILALFVDRVQEGALDAVPVIIVRHGKAEARKLWKGSDANRPITPKGASAAYALNRELACFNPTRLATSPWVRCQETLEMFAWQTGRDMVHLDPLTEDAFAADPDVAWECLLSEIDFALERRQPTAICMHRPVIGGMFEHLRKMCASTALSKRLIAKTPFMPTGTAVALFVIPGSSNATGKTGDGNNAASLGAEVSASAEQANSAGHSSSPNHSDSANQPLCADVTIIDIQKVQPLVY is encoded by the coding sequence ATGAGACGAATCGTGGAGGCCGCCGGTGGCATCCTCTACCGATGGAAAGACAACGTAGAGCCCGAGCAGGCATCGTCTCCGTCAGCGAATGCCAACATCGCCACCGATGGCACGATCATCACGAACGCCGCGCATGCCACGAATACGGCAGACGATGCTGCGTCATCCTCCGGCGCATCAGACGCAGCCCCCTCCTCAACAGGGGCCGACGCTCCCCTGACCGGCACAATCGGACAAGCGACGCACGTCGATTCGGCCGGCTCTTCAGCCAAGGATGCGAACGACCCAGCTTCCGCCGACAATGTGCTCAATCACATCGAACTCTGCGTGGTGCATCGCCCAAAGTACGACGACTGGAGCTGGCCGAAAGGCAAAGTCGATCCGAACGAATCTCACCGTCATGCTGCGGTTCGCGAAATCGGCGAGGAATCCGGCCTGCCTGTGCAGCTTGGCCCCTATCTTGGCGATATCGAATATCCACTGTCCGAGGAAGGCAGCAAACGGCGCCATACCAAGGATCGCACGGTGGACACTAAGCACGTCCAGTTCTGGATGGCCACGCCAATCAGTGCGATTGACAACCTGCGCCGCACTCACGCGTTTGGCCCGGTGCATCGGGCGGATATCGGCGAAATCGATGAGGTTGTTTGGCTCACCCCGGCTGAGGCACGCAAGAAACTCAGCCATTCCACCGATAAGGACATCCTCGCGCTGTTCGTTGACCGGGTGCAGGAGGGTGCGCTGGATGCCGTGCCGGTGATTATTGTGCGCCACGGCAAGGCCGAGGCCCGCAAGCTGTGGAAAGGTTCGGACGCCAACCGACCGATTACGCCGAAAGGTGCGTCTGCCGCGTATGCGCTGAACCGTGAGCTCGCCTGTTTCAATCCGACCCGCCTGGCCACCTCGCCGTGGGTGCGCTGCCAGGAGACGCTGGAAATGTTCGCCTGGCAGACCGGGCGCGACATGGTTCATCTCGACCCGCTCACCGAAGACGCCTTTGCCGCCGACCCCGATGTCGCATGGGAATGTCTGCTCAGTGAGATTGATTTTGCGCTGGAGCGTCGTCAGCCCACAGCGATATGTATGCACCGGCCGGTGATTGGCGGTATGTTTGAACATCTGCGCAAGATGTGCGCTTCGACGGCTTTGAGCAAACGCCTGATCGCCAAGACACCGTTCATGCCGACCGGTACGGCGGTGGCGTTGTTCGTGATACCGGGCAGCTCAAATGCCACGGGCAAGACTGGTGACGGCAACAACGCTGCCAGTCTTGGCGCTGAAGTTTCGGCTTCTGCCGAACAGGCCAATTCGGCTGGCCACAGCAGCTCGCCTAATCACTCGGACAGTGCTAATCAGCCGCTTTGCGCCGACGTAACCATTATCGATATTCAGAAAGTGCAACCGCTTGTCTACTAG
- a CDS encoding DUF805 domain-containing protein, giving the protein MRFFRKTFIFHGRASCGEYWWVHLFTILLTAAVGIISGGIGSLMGYSFGNGSDIIDSPLSNLMDNAAIVVELVLWIPNLSLSVRRVHDENRRGWGCSLSGRGSAASARLVDYWWHCVGNGVFGSRLRVYQTRRGRCTTGLFRAGCSRIRDAAISIGGWQHYSGCD; this is encoded by the coding sequence GTGCGATTCTTCCGCAAGACGTTCATCTTTCACGGCCGTGCCTCATGCGGTGAATACTGGTGGGTGCATTTGTTCACGATACTGTTGACGGCTGCAGTCGGCATCATCTCCGGCGGCATCGGCTCATTGATGGGCTATTCGTTCGGCAACGGCTCGGATATCATCGATTCGCCCCTGAGCAATCTCATGGACAATGCCGCGATTGTTGTTGAGCTGGTGCTGTGGATTCCGAATCTTTCGTTATCAGTTCGCCGCGTGCATGATGAGAACCGGCGCGGCTGGGGTTGCAGCTTGTCTGGCCGCGGCTCTGCTGCCTCTGCAAGGTTGGTGGATTACTGGTGGCACTGCGTTGGTAACGGTGTTTTTGGCAGTCGGTTACGTGTTTACCAAACGCGTCGCGGTCGCTGTACCACTGGCTTATTCCGTGCTGGATGCTCTCGGATTCGCGATGCCGCAATCAGCATCGGTGGGTGGCAGCATTATTCGGGGTGCGATTGA
- a CDS encoding amino acid ABC transporter ATP-binding protein has translation MEYAISVEDLHKSFGDKEILKGISLHAAKGEVTAIIGPSGSGKTTLLRSMNLLETPDSGVITIGGVSVDCGKKIKHADALALRRQTAMVFQDYNLFKNKTALQNITQGLRTVKKKSTAEADEIARKQLELVGLSDFADYYPIQLSGGQQQRVSIARALALNPTAILFDEPTSALDPELVGDVLEAIGTVAKLGITMVIVTHEIRFARKVADKVIFVNQGVIVEEGTAEEVIDHPTHERTKAFLSRINDK, from the coding sequence ATGGAATACGCCATCAGCGTCGAAGACCTACATAAATCCTTCGGCGACAAGGAAATCCTGAAAGGCATTTCCTTGCATGCTGCCAAAGGTGAGGTAACCGCCATTATTGGCCCCAGCGGGTCAGGCAAGACCACCTTGCTACGCAGCATGAACCTACTGGAGACCCCGGATTCGGGTGTCATTACCATCGGTGGAGTCAGTGTTGATTGCGGCAAGAAAATCAAACATGCCGATGCACTGGCACTTCGCCGTCAAACCGCCATGGTGTTCCAGGACTACAACCTGTTCAAGAACAAGACCGCGTTGCAGAACATCACGCAAGGTCTACGCACGGTAAAGAAGAAGTCCACGGCCGAGGCTGACGAAATCGCCCGCAAACAACTGGAATTGGTCGGCTTGTCTGATTTCGCCGACTATTACCCCATTCAGCTTTCCGGTGGTCAGCAGCAGCGTGTTTCCATCGCACGAGCACTGGCTTTGAACCCGACCGCGATCCTGTTCGATGAACCGACTTCCGCGCTTGATCCGGAATTGGTGGGCGATGTGCTAGAAGCGATTGGCACAGTGGCCAAGCTGGGCATCACTATGGTGATTGTGACGCACGAGATTCGTTTTGCGCGTAAGGTTGCCGACAAGGTGATTTTTGTGAACCAAGGCGTCATCGTGGAAGAGGGCACTGCCGAAGAGGTTATCGACCACCCGACCCACGAACGCACCAAGGCATTCCTGAGTCGCATCAACGATAAGTAA
- a CDS encoding metallophosphoesterase produces MTETQRAPEGLLSKPRIKPAEVGDHRPVSISARLGRLQFHHSGKFRVLQIADIQDGAKVSKDTVSLIEASLDATRPDIVIFSGNQIAGYDPAFAKSFRKRRWCEEAIPESALSHTRELVRKAIGQFTAPLATRGIPWAVTYGNHDFQCGLSDAELDEIYREFPGCINPPNDALAKQTIYMCREDGSPETLNGEDADGSADASASGSAAMYPSAAPGTFALPVMDVDCTRNVLGLVLVNSGDYAHGGGFGSPSPETLAFLKALPERIGAKSMVFQHMPLPEYYQVLRPVAANAAFAMQGYREHADTYYVLDEDRTQAGGYLGEGISCPDESDEFEALREGYIGVAAGHDHRNGFVGEYEGLLLMATPTCGFNTYGPAPAKRATRLIEFDIRHPYDPRTQLLEFGELVGKPSSKRAYTYAVNQAAPGEGEGDDLLRKPSLWSQLSGLFR; encoded by the coding sequence ATGACGGAAACACAGCGTGCGCCAGAGGGCTTGCTCTCCAAGCCCAGAATCAAGCCGGCCGAGGTGGGGGACCATCGCCCGGTTTCCATTTCCGCGCGTTTGGGGCGTCTGCAATTCCATCATTCCGGTAAGTTTCGCGTGCTGCAGATTGCCGATATCCAAGACGGTGCCAAGGTATCCAAAGATACGGTGTCTCTGATCGAAGCCAGTCTTGATGCCACTCGCCCCGATATAGTGATTTTTTCCGGCAACCAGATTGCCGGCTATGATCCGGCTTTTGCCAAGAGCTTCCGCAAACGCCGTTGGTGCGAAGAGGCGATTCCTGAGTCTGCATTGAGCCACACGCGCGAATTGGTGCGCAAGGCCATCGGCCAATTCACCGCTCCCTTGGCAACGCGGGGCATCCCGTGGGCGGTGACCTATGGCAACCATGATTTCCAGTGCGGTCTGAGCGATGCCGAGCTTGATGAGATCTACCGAGAGTTCCCCGGATGCATCAATCCGCCGAACGATGCGCTGGCCAAGCAGACCATATATATGTGTCGCGAAGACGGCTCGCCTGAGACGCTCAATGGCGAAGACGCTGATGGGTCGGCTGATGCCTCGGCGAGTGGTTCCGCCGCGATGTACCCGTCTGCTGCTCCCGGCACCTTCGCATTGCCGGTGATGGATGTGGACTGCACGCGCAACGTACTTGGCTTGGTGCTGGTAAACTCCGGTGATTATGCGCATGGAGGCGGCTTCGGCTCACCTTCGCCAGAGACCTTGGCTTTCCTCAAGGCCTTGCCTGAGCGCATCGGGGCCAAATCAATGGTGTTCCAGCACATGCCGCTGCCGGAGTATTATCAGGTGCTCAGACCGGTGGCTGCCAACGCGGCTTTCGCCATGCAGGGCTATCGCGAGCACGCGGATACCTACTATGTATTGGACGAGGATCGCACCCAAGCCGGCGGGTATCTGGGGGAGGGCATCTCCTGCCCGGATGAGTCGGACGAGTTTGAGGCGCTGCGCGAGGGGTATATCGGTGTGGCGGCGGGCCATGACCATCGCAACGGATTCGTAGGTGAATATGAGGGGCTGCTATTGATGGCCACGCCTACCTGTGGTTTCAATACATACGGACCGGCGCCGGCCAAGCGTGCCACACGGCTGATTGAATTCGATATTCGCCATCCCTATGATCCGCGCACGCAATTGCTGGAATTCGGCGAATTGGTGGGTAAACCCAGTTCCAAACGCGCCTACACGTATGCAGTGAACCAGGCCGCTCCGGGCGAGGGCGAGGGTGATGATTTGCTGCGTAAGCCGTCGCTGTGGAGCCAGCTGTCCGGCCTGTTTAGGTAG
- the leuC gene encoding 3-isopropylmalate dehydratase large subunit: MGTTLAEKVWADHLVRRGSDGAPDLLYIDLMLMHEVTSPQAFEGLRLAGRKPRHVDQLIATEDHNTPTVDIDRPNPDETSALQLSTLEKNCKEFGVRLHPLGDADQGIVHAFAPILGLTQPGMTIVCGDSHTSTHGAFGALAFGIGTSEVEHVMATQTLSLKPFKTMAVNVNGKLPADATAKDIILAIIAKIGTGGGQGHVIEYRGEAIRNLTMDERMTVCNMSIEAGARAGMIAPDETTFEYLKGRPHAPEGEMWDRAVEYWKTLKTDDDAMFDKVVDIDATKLGPFVTWGTNPGQGLPITASVPEPDKIADATKRAAAERAITYMGLKPGMPIKDIAVDTVFIGSCTNGRIDDLRQAAAIMKGHHKAENIHRVLVVPASSRVRLQAEKEGLDKVFKDFGAEWRNAGCSMCLGMNPDKLVPNERSISTSNRNFEGRQGKGSRTHLASPAVAAATAIRGTISSPADL; encoded by the coding sequence ATGGGAACGACACTGGCCGAGAAGGTCTGGGCCGATCATCTGGTGCGCAGGGGCAGCGACGGTGCGCCCGACCTGCTGTACATCGACCTGATGCTTATGCATGAGGTCACCAGCCCGCAGGCATTTGAGGGTCTGCGTCTGGCTGGTCGCAAGCCGCGTCACGTGGATCAGCTCATCGCCACCGAAGATCACAACACTCCTACTGTTGACATCGATCGTCCGAATCCGGATGAAACGAGCGCTCTGCAGCTGAGCACTTTGGAGAAGAACTGCAAGGAATTCGGTGTGCGACTGCACCCGTTGGGTGACGCCGATCAGGGCATAGTCCATGCATTCGCGCCGATTCTGGGCCTGACCCAGCCGGGCATGACCATCGTGTGCGGTGACTCGCACACTTCGACGCACGGTGCATTCGGTGCACTGGCATTCGGCATCGGTACTTCCGAGGTCGAGCACGTCATGGCCACGCAGACGCTGTCTCTGAAGCCGTTCAAGACCATGGCCGTCAACGTCAACGGCAAGCTGCCTGCGGATGCTACCGCCAAGGACATCATTCTGGCGATTATCGCCAAGATCGGCACCGGCGGCGGCCAGGGCCACGTCATCGAATACCGTGGCGAAGCGATTCGCAACCTGACCATGGATGAGCGCATGACCGTATGCAATATGTCCATTGAGGCCGGTGCGCGAGCCGGCATGATTGCGCCCGATGAGACCACATTCGAGTACCTGAAGGGCCGTCCGCATGCGCCGGAAGGTGAGATGTGGGATCGTGCGGTCGAGTATTGGAAGACGTTGAAGACCGATGACGATGCCATGTTCGACAAGGTAGTGGATATCGACGCCACCAAGCTCGGCCCGTTCGTGACTTGGGGCACCAACCCCGGTCAGGGTCTGCCGATCACCGCCTCCGTACCGGAACCGGACAAGATCGCCGACGCCACCAAGCGTGCCGCCGCCGAACGCGCGATTACGTACATGGGTCTGAAGCCGGGCATGCCGATCAAGGACATCGCCGTGGACACGGTGTTCATCGGTTCGTGCACCAATGGTCGTATCGATGATCTGCGTCAGGCCGCTGCGATTATGAAGGGACATCACAAGGCGGAGAACATTCACCGCGTGCTCGTGGTGCCGGCCTCCTCCCGCGTGCGTCTGCAGGCGGAAAAGGAAGGGCTTGACAAGGTGTTCAAGGACTTCGGTGCGGAATGGCGTAACGCCGGCTGCTCGATGTGCCTGGGCATGAACCCGGACAAGCTGGTGCCGAACGAACGCTCGATTTCCACTTCGAACCGTAACTTCGAAGGCCGCCAGGGCAAGGGGTCGCGTACGCATCTGGCGTCGCCTGCCGTGGCCGCAGCGACTGCTATTCGCGGCACGATTTCGTCCCCCGCCGATTTGTAA
- a CDS encoding L-2-amino-thiazoline-4-carboxylic acid hydrolase — protein sequence MAFENNVPSIVNPVVDGLRDISARRAATISNMIDEAAKHGLDDQFAYDAVWTYGADNGKEFAQQLGEHPTFRQFADDFGRDHNEQIYEMKRVVDNDDELEIHFHYCPYVTEWVKQGKNPEQIARLCDVAMAGDHAFAQEFSCLDFTLEGTIAKGDPVCTLRFVRRKDHELAKDGQGFIKTKKAA from the coding sequence ATGGCATTCGAAAACAATGTTCCGAGCATCGTCAACCCGGTGGTGGACGGCCTTCGCGACATTTCCGCTCGTCGCGCCGCAACCATCAGCAACATGATTGACGAGGCCGCCAAGCACGGCCTGGACGATCAGTTCGCCTATGACGCCGTATGGACGTACGGTGCCGACAACGGTAAGGAATTCGCCCAGCAACTTGGCGAGCATCCGACCTTCCGCCAGTTCGCAGATGATTTCGGCCGCGATCACAACGAGCAGATCTATGAGATGAAGCGTGTGGTCGACAACGACGACGAGCTGGAGATTCATTTCCACTACTGCCCGTACGTCACCGAATGGGTAAAGCAGGGCAAGAATCCTGAGCAGATTGCCCGTTTGTGCGACGTTGCCATGGCCGGAGACCATGCTTTTGCACAGGAATTCTCCTGCCTGGATTTCACGCTTGAAGGCACAATCGCCAAGGGCGACCCCGTGTGCACCTTGCGCTTCGTTCGCCGCAAGGACCACGAACTGGCCAAAGACGGCCAAGGCTTTATCAAGACCAAGAAGGCTGCCTAA